In the Desulfosporosinus acidiphilus SJ4 genome, GAGCTGATAACCCCTTCTCCTCCGATAATATAAACTTTGCTGGGTTTAATAGTGGCTATTTCATTTTTGACGGCATCACTGAGTCCGTCTTTTTGGACTAGGAGTATGGGATACTGCATTTCCGCTGCAATACTGCTGATGGACAGAGCGTCCGGATAGTTTTCTCCATAGGCCAGTACAATGGGTGTTCCGTTCTTGACCTGTAATTGATCTGCAATTTTAACGCAAGTATCATATCTGTCATTTCCACCTAATCTGGTGATATCGGCGAAACCACTCGCTGTTACTTTACCTTCCATGGCACTGCTGACGACCGCCGTGCCTCCTATGATATAGACTGTTCCTGCCGGGTCAAGATTTGACTTCATGTAGTCCAATACCTTTTCCTGGTCAGCATCTGAACTTCCCACTAATAATATAGGTGCATTCAGCTTGTAGGCTAGGACACTTCCGGCTAAGGCATCAGGATAGTTCTCTGCCGTGGCTAGTACAACATTAGAGAGCTTCCCAGTGTAGTTTGCATTAGCAATGGCCAATGCAGTATCAACTTGGCTCATGCCTGCAAGTCTTATGACTCCTAAGCTGGTTTGATTCATTTTGAAATTCCATTTGACGATATCCTGTTCCACAGAGATTGTCGGGCTTGTATATTGGTTATATCCATCCTTGGTGGCCACGAGGTAGTAATCTGTCGTTGGGAAGACCATGAAGCCATAGGCTCCATACGCATCACTGGTCTGCGGATCTTGATTATTGTTGGGCTTAAATCCGTCAATACCCGGTAAGGATACGACGGTATCCGGGGTTTTGCCATTGGTCTTGTTTCGTTCCGTATTGGCATAATACAAGGTAACCTTTGCTCCGACAATGGGTTTGCCCGTCGCCGCATCCGTAATGATGCCATAGGGATCAATTAAGGAGCATTTTAAACTGACAGTTCCATCCTTCGAAACGATGACTTCCAGAGTTCCAAGCGTAAGCGTTTGTCCGTTGCCTAAATCGTAGGTGATCTTATATTGATTGTCCGTTCCTTTGGCCAGGTTCTGAAGATTGATAGTCCCATCAGCTGAAACGGTTACCGACGAACCCCCTATTGATACGTAGCTTACTTTAGAAAGATCACTTAAAGAGCTCGATGTTCCGTCAGGTTGTTGAAAGGTTACAGTTTGAGCCGCCTTCATGGAAACGGTATAATTTCCGTTACTATCTGTCGTTACGGTTCCTGTCAGATTGGAAACAACTGTACCGGTCGTGCCATTGATGACATTGCCAGTTATGGTCGTTCCTCCGCCGGATGTGCTTCCACCTCCGGAGAAACCTCCTCCACCCCCTTCGTGTGTAGAATCAGGTTCCGCTTCAAACACTGCCGATATAATGACACTGGCCGCCGGCATCGTGAAGCTCGTGCCGCTGATCGGGTAATCCGTTGTTCCGTCATTATACTTTAGTGTCCCCGGTGTTAACTTCATTCCAGCATTCGGGGTTATCGTCAAGTTAATAGCTGTTCCTGAAGTTGCTGAAGTTGGGTTAGCCGTAATACTTCCCCCAGTCAGACTTCCGATACTCACCGTATAACTGTTTGCTGGAATCTGCTCAAACTGGGCGGAGACCGTCACACTGGCCGCCGGCATCGTGAAGCTCGTGCCGCTGATCGGGTAATCTGTTGTTCCGTCATTATACTTTAGTGTCCCCGGTGTTAACTTCATTCCGGCATTCGGGGTTATCGTCAAGTTAATAGCTGTTCCTGAAGTTGCTGAAGTTGGGTTAGCCGTAATACTTCCCCCAGTCAGACTTCCGATGGTCACGCTGTAGGTAGTAGGAACTACCGGGGCCGGATCAGTGGTTACAGTGACTGAATTGGAGTTCCCCGCGTTTGCTCCCCCGGTCACCAACAACCTGAAGTCATAGCCGGTCGCTGGACTAAGACCTGTTACTGTGGCTGTCGTCGCATCAACGGCTATCGCCCCTGAAGTTGTGCTTGCCGTCGTCCAGGTGTTGGCTCCGCTCGGCGACTGCTGGATGATAACACCTGTCGCCCCGCTGGCTGCCGTCCAGGTGAATGTCACTGTGCTGGAGGTCTTTGCCGTAGTTGCAAAGTCTGATATCGGCACTACATCGGTGGTAAATGTTTCGTCTGAGCCGTCTGTCGTCCCTCCTGAATTGACTCCTTCTACTCTGTAATGATAGGTCATATTCGGTTGCAGACCTGTAATAGCAGCACTCACAGGTGTATCGGCTGAACCTGTCACCGGGCTTTGGCCGGCTGGTGCTGTGCTTCCATAGCTCGTTGAAGTGCCGTAGTCAAAGGTTACGGTCGTACTGTCTCCATGGGCGTTGATTGTCCCGTTCAATGTGGCGCCGCTGCTTGTTACATTTGTTGCCGTATTGGTCGTTGCTGCCGGAAGTACCTTCGCTGTGAAATTATTGGCACTTGTAGCTGAGACCGCGCCGGAGGCTAAATATCGGGTACCGCTGGTTGTCATTAAAACGGTGTCCGCGGAGCCTGTCGTCTGTGGCAGCCACAGATAGAGGCTGCCGCTTGCATCTGTCGAGCAGGAAAAAGAACTTCCTCCGTTGACTGAATACGACATGCCGGCAGAAGCCGGCAGACCCGATATTGTGACAAGATATTCTTGGTTATTGCTGCTGTTATACACGGTGGGCTGGATTGAGCTTGCCTTTACAGACCCGCCGTTAATGGTCGACGTGCCGCCGCTGCCGCCGCTGCCGCCGCCGATGCCGCTGCCACTGCCGCTTCCGCCAATGCCGCCTGTTGCAGTAACCGTGCCGCCGTTGATGGTCACATTGCCGCCGCTGCCGCCGCTGCCGCTGCCACCGCCGCCACCAATGCCGCTGCCGCTGCCGTTGAAGTAAATGCCGTCGCCGCCTGTTGCAGTAACCGTGCCGCCGTTGATAGTCACAGTGCCGCCGCTGCCGCCGATGCCGGTGCCGGGGTCGATTGAGCCGCCACCGCCGCCGCCAATGCCGCTACCGCCACCGGTAGTGCCGCCGCTGCTGCCGCCTGTTGCAGTAACCGTGCCGCCGTTGATGGTCACAGTGCCGCCGCTACCGCCGACAATGTAGTTGTCATAGCTGCCGCCGCCGCCGATGCCGCTGCCGCCGCCGCCACCACCGCCTGTTGCAGTAACCATGCCACCGTTGATGGTCACAGTGCCGCCGCTACCGCCGACGAAGCCGCTGCCGCCGCCGATGCCGCTGCCACTGCCTCTGCCGAAGCCGCTGCCGCCGCCACCGCCTGTTGCAGTAACCGTGCCGCCGTTGATGGTCACAGTGCCGCCGCTGCCGCCGTTGATGCCGCTGCCGCCGCTGACGCCGCCAATGCCGCTGCCGCCGCCATTGCTGCCGCTGCCGCCTGTCGCCACAAGGGAACCAGTACTGTCAGCGGTTATGTTGAGGGTGGCGTATGAAGGCACGCCAAGTCCCGCGTTATAGCTAGAGCCGGCATTCAGGGTATTGGAGCCAATTAGAGTTAAGTCTACCGTCGTTCCGTTATTGATCAAAAACGGACATGCACTGCTGGTGTTGATGTTGACATTTTCCATGGTGATATTTAATGTGCCAAGGTTTGCGCCTACCGTCACATAATTTGCGGTTGGGGTGCTTGGACTGCTGTCTGTTATGGTGATTGCCTGACTAGTTGTAATATTATCTACAGGCTGTCCGCTGCCACAGGATACTTTAATACCGAAATTCGTACCTGCAGATATCTGGATATTCCCTTGGGAAATATCATAGGTATAGGGATTCGTATTCGCCATAGCGGTAGTGGTATAACCCGGCAAAAACGTTAAAAAACACAATGCCACCACCATGGCTAAGGCTGCATATTTGTTCCTCATCTTCACGCCTCCGTTTTTAATTTTCATTGGAAAGCTTTCCATAGCTTGTTACCCGTACTTAAAAAAAAACTGACTTGCGCCCATGATCATAGGGTTGATATCCAGCTGCGATATTGCATTCAACGCATTTCTTGTACGTCATTTCGCTATTTCCTTATTTGGCGGCGAACGCACTTAAACCTCACCCCTTGGCTTCATTGTTATTATTTCGATGGTTCATGTTCTCGTGACTTTACATAGAAAGAGTCATTAGACCTAAAAGCATGCTACAGGGAGCTTTCGGGCATTTGTAATAATATGCTATTGATTTTTATAACAGGTATGTGACAACCTTCACTTCCGGCAGCGGAGGAAAGTGGGGATTATACTCCTGACCGCAGCGACATAGGTATTCTCCCCCACCGCAACATAGCCCGCGATCCACTCCAAAGGTTTCATCAGGCTCCCCCTCGGGAATATGGGGATCGCTTTGCCTGAGCCTGTCAGAAGCACATCCTGACCGCCAAACACCTCCGCAAAGTTCCCGATTTCTCCGATAATGACAAAGTCTTCGTCCGGATACAGCTCCCTCATCTTTCTTGCGGTACAATAGGGAATTTTGCTTCGGCTGTTTTTCTCCGTGAAAATCCGGGTCTGGTTTGTTTGCGGATAAAGCTGATAATGCATTCCGATCACCCTTTTTTATTATACATAGAAAAGAGCTGGCATCATGGACATGGCGAATTTGACCCCCTTTTTCGCCGAAATTGGTATTGAAAGACCCTGCGGAACATTTTGCAGGGTAAAGAATTCATGATTTATGATGAGCGAAAGGATGAATCCGGCGAACTCACGCTCCGGCTTTCCTCCGCGGCGCAGGGATTGGGAAACGCGGCCATCAGAGTGAAAACCTTCCCGCTGTGTTGAGTTTTGACGAATCCCCCGCAGGCTTCCACGACCTTTTTGATATTCTGCAGGCCCATCCCGTGAAATTCTCCGCTTTTGGTTGAGCGATAGCCCCTATCCTGGATGTTCAGGCTGCCGTTATAGGCATTCTCGATTTTTAAAAGCAACTGGCTGTTGACAGTTCGCGCCTCCGCCGCTAGGAACCGCGCCCCCGGATTGTCCAGATTCCCGCACGCCTCGATGGCGTTTTCCAAGGCATTGCCCAAAACGACACAAAGATCGCTGTCGCTCATGGCAAGACGGCTTGGAATGCTGCAGGCGCAGTGAAACGGAATGCCAACTTCCCTGGCCTTCAAGGAGTAATATCCCAAAATGGAATTCGCCACGACATTTTCGCAAAAGACCGGAAGCGGATCGGTTTCGCTCTTTTCCGCATATTCGCTCACAAACCGTTCCAGTTCGGTATAGCGCCCTTCCCCGGCCAGCCCCCTGATCACGCCGACAAAATGGCGCAAGTCATGCCGGATCGCGCGGATCTCGTTCATCTGCCCGCTTAAGGTGTCATAATATTCCTTCTGCATGGCAATCTGGCTCTTGGCCAGCGCCAGCCGGGAAGAAGACAAGGCCAAATCGTTGTAGACGTCCGCAGTACGCAAGGCGTAAGCCAGGCTGAGGATCATCAGGTAGGCCGAAAGCAAAACGATCAGCGCCAGTGACACATTGGGATACATGTTGCCGTTGATATAATAGCAGTCCATGATCAGTCCGGAAATGGCCATGACAACGCCCCAGTAAATCAGCAAGCCGTATTTTTTCAATTGCTGCCGGCCGAAGTAGACCTTAAAAAAGGAGTAGAACTCCAAAGCAAAGGTGGCGACGGGCAGCACAATCGTCAGATGCCGGTTGTATACCCCGTGCGGGATGAACAGATACATGAGGTAGATTGTTGTATAGTAAAGGAAAAAGAACCCCTTCTCCTTGCGAGAAAAAGCGATCCCGAATTGCTCCTGAACCAGAAAAATGAGCAGGAATTTGAGCGCGAAGGTGGCAAAAAACATCAGCCCGTTGGTGGCTTCATAGGAGAGATTGAAAAAGACGGTTTTCTGCCAGAAGCTGTAAAACTCCGTGGTCAGCATCAGGCGCAAAAGCACGAAGACGATCATCGCCGGCAGCCAGGCGGAGCGTATTCCTTTGCGGAAGGACAGCCTGTAGATAACGCTCAGAACGAAAAAGGAAAACAGCACCGTTCCGAACAGAATAAACCGGATATTGTCCCGGGCGCTTTGTTCCTGGATGGCACGTCCATAATCCTCGAGAACAGGGGCCATGTACAGTCCGGAAAACCGCGTGCTCGCCGCTTCGATAACCACCTCGTGCGTTTCTCCCGCAGACAGCGTCACAGGGTAGAGTTTCGCCTCGGGAACCGTAACTATTTTTCGGGTGTCCTTTGACAGGATACCGCTTTCCGCGGCCGGCATGCCATCGATAAAGACGCGGTAGGCGCTGCCGAAATCCGGCAGGTAAATCGTGACGGGACGGGGATAGTCAAGCCCTTGCAGCGTAAGGCGATAGCTTGCGAAGCCGCTCGCGGGCAGCCACTTTCCATTGATTTTGTACTTCGACCAATAATCCGGCACCCTGATGAGAAAATTCGGCTTGTCAGCCTGCTCTGGTTCGCCGGTAATCAGACGGTTCCAATAAAATTCCCACTTCCCGTCCAGAACGATTTTCCGGGCGGGAGAACGCCCCGTTAGATTAATGTTTCCGCCTGACGCGGTGGGAGCGCCGGTTAGGTTATGATAAAACAAAGTATAAATGACCGGCAGGTGGCTGAACAGGATCACGAAGATCAGCCCCGCAATCAGGTGGGCTTTCGTATGCTTTGCTTCCTTCATCCCCATGGTCCTCTGCCCATATGCGAAAATAAGCAGGCGTAATATTGATCTTTGGAGGGCTTCAAATACTTTTTGGAAATGCCGATTACAACCTGTCCGAGACGGAAGTGATTTTCCGCCATTTCCGTGACGTAAGAAGTATTGACGATAAAGCTCTGGTGACAGCGGATGAAGGACTGCATCGGCAGCTCTTGAGCAATCACGTCCAGTTTCCCGTAGCACTGCGCGGTGCTTCCGTCTGCCAAGTGGAACAGTAGGAGTTTGTCCCTGCTTTCTATGTACAGGATATCGCGACAGTCCACGCTGTACACGGCCGATTTGTAACTGAAGCTGATTTTATGGCTGTGTTCCCTCCGGATCTCGTCGATGGCGCGGTCCAGCACGCTGTATAATCGTTCTCTTTCCAACGGCTTCAGGATATAATTGAAGGCGAACACCTCATACGCCTGTGGATAGTGCTCCTTGCTCGAGGAAATGAAAATAATTTTGAGATCTTTTCGCTCGCCGCGTAAACTCTGCGCTGTCTTTATACCGTCGATTCCGGGCATATAGATGTCCAGAAAAAGGATGTCGGCGGAGAGGCCGGAATCCCGGAAATCATCGATGAGTGTTTCTCCGTTGGTATAGATGACAATCTCAAAGGAAGGGTCGAAGGTATAAAGAGCACCTGACAACAACTCGGTATCCTCCGCCGTGTCGTCACAAATAGCAATTTTAATCGGCATAAAACCGCCTCCCTATACTGTGAACAATTCCATTCACCAGCACTTTTCAAAGCTGCTGTGTTGTCATTTCCGGTGTTCTTTGTCAATCTGATGGAAGCTGCTAGCATCCCCGGACAAAAATTAATCCAAAATAGTTTGTTTGAATCTGAATTCGTCATGGGTGATGGTGCTCTCTTCATTTTAAACCAATAGGTATCCGTTATCGTAGTGCGCTATCTTTTCGTGCATAATTTTACATATAATACATAGCTTTATGGAGTGTTAGATTGAAACCTCTGATGAGTTACTCCATTCTGAGTCACAAACTATTAACCAATCTATTTTATTTTTGATAAAATTCAAAGCCAAAAGGTGTTTTTCTTATGTTTAATATTTCCTTTGTGGTTTTCCCAACCTGTCATAATAACTTTTCATACGAGCATAATTCAAATAATTTCTTGGATAATACAAGGCATTTTTAACTAAGCAAAACACTTAAAAGCAATTTTAGCTTAATTGACAAATTATATTTACATTATTCTGCAAACTTTGTTATTTTCCTTTTTATTCCCCCCCCAATATAACAACAACACAAATCGTCAAATATTGGCCCGAAAAATTTTACAAATATCTTCAAGTATGAATTATGCAAATTCAAGGATGCTAAAAAGATTGTAAACTCTCCTCTCGTTCTGCCTCTCCATACCCTCTCGGTCTCATAACTCTTCATCCTCTGCCTACATGCCTGCAACCGTAATTTCATGGCCTCTCTTCAAGGTGTACGTTTCCTCAAAATCATGGCCATATTCTAGATGGAATATAATTTGGTTCGTTCCTTAACCACGATTTTCTGGACTATCTTCCTATATGAATCATCATCAAATTCAATAAAGTTGCTCCCAAGAGCTTCAATAATCCCCTCAAGTTCCAGAGTTCTTGCCAGTCTAGTGGCTCGCTCATTGATTTCGGCCATCCAATCAGATCGTCCGGTTTGAAGTTGGGTTAAGGTTTTGACCAGTTCTTCGTGTTCAGATTTCACTAGATTGTGGTCAGCATAACCTTTTTCTTCTATTTAAAAAAGCGCCCGTTCCTGTTTGATGAGTTTCTCAATTTCCTCATCCAACTTCGCGATGCGCTCATTATCTAACTCTGTTTCGTATT is a window encoding:
- a CDS encoding cell wall-binding repeat-containing protein, coding for MRNKYAALAMVVALCFLTFLPGYTTTAMANTNPYTYDISQGNIQISAGTNFGIKVSCGSGQPVDNITTSQAITITDSSPSTPTANYVTVGANLGTLNITMENVNINTSSACPFLINNGTTVDLTLIGSNTLNAGSSYNAGLGVPSYATLNITADSTGSLVATGGSGSNGGGSGIGGVSGGSGINGGSGGTVTINGGTVTATGGGGGSGFGRGSGSGIGGGSGFVGGSGGTVTINGGMVTATGGGGGGGSGIGGGGSYDNYIVGGSGGTVTINGGTVTATGGSSGGTTGGGSGIGGGGGGSIDPGTGIGGSGGTVTINGGTVTATGGDGIYFNGSGSGIGGGGGSGSGGSGGNVTINGGTVTATGGIGGSGSGSGIGGGSGGSGGTSTINGGSVKASSIQPTVYNSSNNQEYLVTISGLPASAGMSYSVNGGSSFSCSTDASGSLYLWLPQTTGSADTVLMTTSGTRYLASGAVSATSANNFTAKVLPAATTNTATNVTSSGATLNGTINAHGDSTTVTFDYGTSTSYGSTAPAGQSPVTGSADTPVSAAITGLQPNMTYHYRVEGVNSGGTTDGSDETFTTDVVPISDFATTAKTSSTVTFTWTAASGATGVIIQQSPSGANTWTTASTTSGAIAVDATTATVTGLSPATGYDFRLLVTGGANAGNSNSVTVTTDPAPVVPTTYSVTIGSLTGGSITANPTSATSGTAINLTITPNAGMKLTPGTLKYNDGTTDYPISGTSFTMPAASVTVSAQFEQIPANSYTVSIGSLTGGSITANPTSATSGTAINLTITPNAGMKLTPGTLKYNDGTTDYPISGTSFTMPAASVIISAVFEAEPDSTHEGGGGGFSGGGSTSGGGTTITGNVINGTTGTVVSNLTGTVTTDSNGNYTVSMKAAQTVTFQQPDGTSSSLSDLSKVSYVSIGGSSVTVSADGTINLQNLAKGTDNQYKITYDLGNGQTLTLGTLEVIVSKDGTVSLKCSLIDPYGIITDAATGKPIVGAKVTLYYANTERNKTNGKTPDTVVSLPGIDGFKPNNNQDPQTSDAYGAYGFMVFPTTDYYLVATKDGYNQYTSPTISVEQDIVKWNFKMNQTSLGVIRLAGMSQVDTALAIANANYTGKLSNVVLATAENYPDALAGSVLAYKLNAPILLVGSSDADQEKVLDYMKSNLDPAGTVYIIGGTAVVSSAMEGKVTASGFADITRLGGNDRYDTCVKIADQLQVKNGTPIVLAYGENYPDALSISSIAAEMQYPILLVQKDGLSDAVKNEIATIKPSKVYIIGGEGVISSAVESQVDQITSLDKTNIVRIAGQDRYDTSLAVGQYFNLARQSVCIATGNNFPDALAGSVYAANHNTSIILADGSLSDQVVNYLKGKKLIGATIFGGEAVVSKEIEQQLGQLIGKYF
- a CDS encoding sensor histidine kinase, which gives rise to MGMKEAKHTKAHLIAGLIFVILFSHLPVIYTLFYHNLTGAPTASGGNINLTGRSPARKIVLDGKWEFYWNRLITGEPEQADKPNFLIRVPDYWSKYKINGKWLPASGFASYRLTLQGLDYPRPVTIYLPDFGSAYRVFIDGMPAAESGILSKDTRKIVTVPEAKLYPVTLSAGETHEVVIEAASTRFSGLYMAPVLEDYGRAIQEQSARDNIRFILFGTVLFSFFVLSVIYRLSFRKGIRSAWLPAMIVFVLLRLMLTTEFYSFWQKTVFFNLSYEATNGLMFFATFALKFLLIFLVQEQFGIAFSRKEKGFFFLYYTTIYLMYLFIPHGVYNRHLTIVLPVATFALEFYSFFKVYFGRQQLKKYGLLIYWGVVMAISGLIMDCYYINGNMYPNVSLALIVLLSAYLMILSLAYALRTADVYNDLALSSSRLALAKSQIAMQKEYYDTLSGQMNEIRAIRHDLRHFVGVIRGLAGEGRYTELERFVSEYAEKSETDPLPVFCENVVANSILGYYSLKAREVGIPFHCACSIPSRLAMSDSDLCVVLGNALENAIEACGNLDNPGARFLAAEARTVNSQLLLKIENAYNGSLNIQDRGYRSTKSGEFHGMGLQNIKKVVEACGGFVKTQHSGKVFTLMAAFPNPCAAEESRSVSSPDSSFRSS
- a CDS encoding LytR/AlgR family response regulator transcription factor translates to MPIKIAICDDTAEDTELLSGALYTFDPSFEIVIYTNGETLIDDFRDSGLSADILFLDIYMPGIDGIKTAQSLRGERKDLKIIFISSSKEHYPQAYEVFAFNYILKPLERERLYSVLDRAIDEIRREHSHKISFSYKSAVYSVDCRDILYIESRDKLLLFHLADGSTAQCYGKLDVIAQELPMQSFIRCHQSFIVNTSYVTEMAENHFRLGQVVIGISKKYLKPSKDQYYACLFSHMGRGPWG